One Clavelina lepadiformis chromosome 1, kaClaLepa1.1, whole genome shotgun sequence genomic region harbors:
- the LOC143464579 gene encoding putative ammonium transporter 1 isoform X2, which produces MARNQNDPEIINSSLIWLKTQIDVMKENNNEVFLILTGMFIFLMQCGFAFLEAGSVQKKNTINILVKNILDSFIGSIAFWGFGYALAYGVPGNGFIGHHHFFSTYVDYFGEKDTTNSNATVLPISSNAYFANWFFQYVFAATAATIVSGAMAERAEFVCYIVYSFTITGFIYPVVAHWVWSPYGWLKSGVGTDLFMQDFAGSSVVHICGGVAALVGAKLVGPRLNRFSENGEIKPIPGHSVPLTALGAFILLVGFLCFNGGSVQRVSEKGDSAMVAMSVMNTILAGSAGGLVAMVTDRIYSEYKGKESYWSLLITINGALTGMVASCAGCNDIAPWAAIVIGSMGGLEFTFGKRLLIRFKIDDPLDAVPVHFGGGLTGTILTPIFALRGQNIDGKPVGGIIFGAHKKAFMGLGWNLIGCCGIILWTFVCSFTMFYTLQNIGLIRISQKIEKAGMDIKKHGQTAYPDHNSLQFVDEAANASQGNLERKPQKSNNMEMIDLPAYVNTTAWEDVTTSVPQQTSSSEKSHNNNLET; this is translated from the exons ATGGCCAGAAACCAAAATGATCCAGAGATAATTAATTCAAGTCTGATATGGCTCAAAACGCAGATTGATGTAATGAAGGAGAACAACAACGAagtatttcttattttaacaG gaatgtttatttttctcaTGCAATGTGGGTTTGCTTTTCTTGAAGCTGGATCAGTGCAGAAGAAGAACACAATAAACATCCTTGTTAAAAATATCCTGGACAGCTTCATTGGTTCTATTGCTTTCTGGGGATTTGGTTATGCACTTGCATATGGTGTTCCAGGAAATGGGTTCATAGGGCATCACCATTTTTTCTCAACTTACGTTGATTATTTTGGTGAAAAG GACACAACAAACTCCAATGCAACAGTCCTTCCGATCAGTTCAAATGCGTATTTTGCGAACTGGTTCTTCCAATATGTATTTGCAGCAACTGCAGCTACCATTGTTTCTGGCGCGATGGCAGAACGTGCCGAATTTGTATGCTATATCGTCTACAGCTTCACAATAACAG GATTTATTTATCCCGTCGTCGCCCACTGGGTCTGGTCGCCTTATGGCTGGTTGAAAAGTGGGGTAGGAACCGACCTTTTTATGCAAGATTTCGCTGGCAGCTCAGTTGTACACATTTGTGGTGGTGTGGCAGCGCTGGTGGGGGCAAAACTGGTCGGACCCAGATTGAACAG ATTTTCGGAAAACGGAGAAATAAAGCCGATTCCAGGACATAGCGTGCCACTCACTGCTCTTGGCGCATTCATATTATTGGTtggatttttatgttttaacgGGGGCTCGGTACAAAGAGTTTCAG AAAAAGGTGACAGCGCCATGGTGGCCATGTCAGTGATGAACACAATTCTCGCCGGATCTGCTGGAGGATTAGTGGCGATGGTCACAGATAGAATATACAGCGAATACAAGGGAAAGGAATCATACTGGTCCCTGCTGATCACTATAAATGGGGCTTTGACAG GTATGGTGGCATCGTGCGCAGGATGCAACGACATTGCACCGTGGGCAGCAATAGTTATTGGTTCGATGGGAGGACTGGAATTTACATTTGGAAAACGACTATTGATTCGATTTAAGATCGATGACCCTTTAGATGCTGTCCCGGTACATTTTGGGGGAG GTTTAACTGGTACAATCCTGACACCAATTTTTGCATTGCGAGGGCAAAATATCGATGGAAAACCTGTTGGTGGTATCATTTTTGGGGCTCACAAAAAAGCTTTCATGGGTCTAGGATGGAATTTAATCGGATGCTGCGGGATAATTCTATGGACTT TCGTGTGTTCCTTTACTATGTTCTATACGCTGCAAAACATCGGACTGATAAGAATTtctcaaaaaattgaaaaagctgGCATGGATATTAAGAAACACGGGCAAACTGCTTATCCAGACCACAACTCGTTGCA GTTTGTGGATGAAGCAGCCAATGCAAGCCAAGGCAATCTTGAAAGAAAACCACAGAAAAGTAACAACATGGAAATGATAGATTTACCTGCCTATGTTAACACAACAGCATGGGAAGATGTGACGACTTCCGTACCGCAACAAACTAGTAGCTCGGAGAAAAGTCACAACAACAACTTAGAAACTTag
- the LOC143464579 gene encoding putative ammonium transporter 1 isoform X1, producing the protein MARNQNDPEIINSSLIWLKTQIDVMKENNNEVFLILTGMFIFLMQCGFAFLEAGSVQKKNTINILVKNILDSFIGSIAFWGFGYALAYGVPGNGFIGHHHFFSTYVDYFGEKFSLQDTTNSNATVLPISSNAYFANWFFQYVFAATAATIVSGAMAERAEFVCYIVYSFTITGFIYPVVAHWVWSPYGWLKSGVGTDLFMQDFAGSSVVHICGGVAALVGAKLVGPRLNRFSENGEIKPIPGHSVPLTALGAFILLVGFLCFNGGSVQRVSEKGDSAMVAMSVMNTILAGSAGGLVAMVTDRIYSEYKGKESYWSLLITINGALTGMVASCAGCNDIAPWAAIVIGSMGGLEFTFGKRLLIRFKIDDPLDAVPVHFGGGLTGTILTPIFALRGQNIDGKPVGGIIFGAHKKAFMGLGWNLIGCCGIILWTFVCSFTMFYTLQNIGLIRISQKIEKAGMDIKKHGQTAYPDHNSLQFVDEAANASQGNLERKPQKSNNMEMIDLPAYVNTTAWEDVTTSVPQQTSSSEKSHNNNLET; encoded by the exons ATGGCCAGAAACCAAAATGATCCAGAGATAATTAATTCAAGTCTGATATGGCTCAAAACGCAGATTGATGTAATGAAGGAGAACAACAACGAagtatttcttattttaacaG gaatgtttatttttctcaTGCAATGTGGGTTTGCTTTTCTTGAAGCTGGATCAGTGCAGAAGAAGAACACAATAAACATCCTTGTTAAAAATATCCTGGACAGCTTCATTGGTTCTATTGCTTTCTGGGGATTTGGTTATGCACTTGCATATGGTGTTCCAGGAAATGGGTTCATAGGGCATCACCATTTTTTCTCAACTTACGTTGATTATTTTGGTGAAAAG TTTTCTCTGCAGGACACAACAAACTCCAATGCAACAGTCCTTCCGATCAGTTCAAATGCGTATTTTGCGAACTGGTTCTTCCAATATGTATTTGCAGCAACTGCAGCTACCATTGTTTCTGGCGCGATGGCAGAACGTGCCGAATTTGTATGCTATATCGTCTACAGCTTCACAATAACAG GATTTATTTATCCCGTCGTCGCCCACTGGGTCTGGTCGCCTTATGGCTGGTTGAAAAGTGGGGTAGGAACCGACCTTTTTATGCAAGATTTCGCTGGCAGCTCAGTTGTACACATTTGTGGTGGTGTGGCAGCGCTGGTGGGGGCAAAACTGGTCGGACCCAGATTGAACAG ATTTTCGGAAAACGGAGAAATAAAGCCGATTCCAGGACATAGCGTGCCACTCACTGCTCTTGGCGCATTCATATTATTGGTtggatttttatgttttaacgGGGGCTCGGTACAAAGAGTTTCAG AAAAAGGTGACAGCGCCATGGTGGCCATGTCAGTGATGAACACAATTCTCGCCGGATCTGCTGGAGGATTAGTGGCGATGGTCACAGATAGAATATACAGCGAATACAAGGGAAAGGAATCATACTGGTCCCTGCTGATCACTATAAATGGGGCTTTGACAG GTATGGTGGCATCGTGCGCAGGATGCAACGACATTGCACCGTGGGCAGCAATAGTTATTGGTTCGATGGGAGGACTGGAATTTACATTTGGAAAACGACTATTGATTCGATTTAAGATCGATGACCCTTTAGATGCTGTCCCGGTACATTTTGGGGGAG GTTTAACTGGTACAATCCTGACACCAATTTTTGCATTGCGAGGGCAAAATATCGATGGAAAACCTGTTGGTGGTATCATTTTTGGGGCTCACAAAAAAGCTTTCATGGGTCTAGGATGGAATTTAATCGGATGCTGCGGGATAATTCTATGGACTT TCGTGTGTTCCTTTACTATGTTCTATACGCTGCAAAACATCGGACTGATAAGAATTtctcaaaaaattgaaaaagctgGCATGGATATTAAGAAACACGGGCAAACTGCTTATCCAGACCACAACTCGTTGCA GTTTGTGGATGAAGCAGCCAATGCAAGCCAAGGCAATCTTGAAAGAAAACCACAGAAAAGTAACAACATGGAAATGATAGATTTACCTGCCTATGTTAACACAACAGCATGGGAAGATGTGACGACTTCCGTACCGCAACAAACTAGTAGCTCGGAGAAAAGTCACAACAACAACTTAGAAACTTag